One part of the Salmo salar chromosome ssa10, Ssal_v3.1, whole genome shotgun sequence genome encodes these proteins:
- the mep1ba gene encoding LOW QUALITY PROTEIN: meprin A subunit beta (The sequence of the model RefSeq protein was modified relative to this genomic sequence to represent the inferred CDS: substituted 3 bases at 3 genomic stop codons), whose product MTHSGDRNNVKQLCAVVDLDIILPAETDVDEGHGHDWDIFDINKEAGLDLLEGDIVIDXTDSRNTILGEQYRWPQTVPYYLKDSLDINAKGVILKAFEQYRLKTCINFVPWKGEENYISVFKGNGCYSSVGNRQVGKQKLSIGRNCDRLATVEHEFLHALGFWHEQSRADRDDYVNIMWDRIEEGKDHNFLIHGESVSSALNVPYDYGSVMHYSKTAFNIGSEPSIITKIPSFMDVIGQRMEFSDSDLLKLNRLYNCTTSSTFLDSCSFEKENICGMIQGPVGIXWEHRHSVAGGPNTDYTNMGQCDGKGYFMHFSTVNGNHGDQAHLESRLFYPKRGSQCLQFYLHNSGGADDQLNVWVREYDKANPKGKLRLIQKIDITGGIRDSWELYHVTLDVKMKFRVKFEGLKGRGASTGGLSLDDINLSETTCPQHIWRIRDFTRLLETTPTGVNIYSPRFLSPSGYSFMVSVYINGRSRPGSMAIYFHLTSSPKDDSLTWPXPWHQATMALMDQNPDIRQRMSNHRMITNPNKLSSDGNDFYWDNPRKVGSLVTGSDGSQFYRGPGTSSYLAHSRLKSRNFKGDDAIFLLGLEDVSALLETQPLPRSAVHQSKKSAIVSPSQETTNTSTVVMAVSMSLAAVMFVVAMVSVVYARRSRRPESDVILVENRDI is encoded by the exons ATGACTCATAGTGGTGATAGAAATAATGTCAAGCAATTGTGTGCTGTGGTTGATTTAGACATTATCTTACCTGCAGAGACTGATGTGGATGAGGGACACGGACACGACTGGGACATCTTTGACATCAATAAAG AGGCAGGATTGGACCTGCTGGAGGGTGATATTGTAATAGATTAG ACTGACAGCAGAAACACTATCCTAGGGGAGCAGTATCGCTGGCCTCAGACGGTACCCTACTATCTGAAGGACAGCCTGG acaTAAATGCTAAGGGGGTGATTCTGAAGGCCTTCGAGCAGTACAGACTGAAGACCTGCATCAACTTTGTGCCATGGAAGGGAGAGGAGAACTATATATCTGTGTTCAAAGGCAACGG gTGCTACTCCTCAGTAGGTAACAGGCAGGTGGGGAAGCAGAAGTTGTCTATTGGTCGTAACTGTGACCGTCTGGCAACGGTTGAGCATGAGTTTCTGCATGCTCTGGGTTTCTGGCACGAGCAGTCCAGAGCTGACCGCGATGACTATGTCAACATCATGTGGGACCGCATCGAAGAAG GAAAAGACCATAACTTCCTGATCCACGGCGAGTCAGTGTCGAGTGCTCTGAACGTGCCCTATGACTACGGCTCTGTGATGCACTACAGTAAAACAGCCTTCAACATCGGGTCAGAGCCCTCCATCATTACTAAGATACCGAGCTTCATGGACGTGATTGGTCAACGCATGGAGTTCAGCGACAGTGACCTGCTGAAGCTCAACAGGCTCTACAACTGCA caACTTCCTCAACATTCCTGGACTCATGCAGCTTTGAGAAGGAGAATATCTGTGGGATGATCCAGGGTCCTGTTGGGATATAGTGGGAACACAGACACAGTGTGGCTGGGGGACCCAACACCGACTACACCAACATGGGCCAGTGTGATG GAAAAGGTTATTTCATGCACTTCAGTACGGTTAATGGTAACCATGGTGACCAGGCCCACCTGGAGAGTCGTCTCTTCTACCCCAAGAGAGGTTCCCAGTGCTTGCAGTTCTACCTCCACAACAGCGGGGGCGCTGATGATCAACTGAACGTGTGGGTGCGGGAGTATGACAAAgccaaccccaaaggaaaactgAGGCTCATCCAGAAAATTGATATCACAG GTGGCATCAGAGACTCCTGGGAGCTGTACCATGTGACCCTGGATGTGAAGATGAAGTTCCGGGTTAAGTTTGAAGGCTTGAAGGGCAGAGGAGCATCCACCGGAGGGCTCTCATTGGATGACATCAACCTATCAGAGACGACCTGCCCGCAGCACATCTGGCGCATCCGTGACTTCACCAGGCTCTTAGAAACCACACCGACAGGTGTGAACATCTACAGCCCACGCTTCCTGTCCCCCAGTGGCTACTCCTTCATG GTGAGCGTGTACATCAACGGCCGCAGCAGGCCAGGTAGCATGGCCATCTACTTCCACCTAACCTCCAGCCCTAAAGACGACTCCCTCACCTGGCCCTGACCATGGCATCAGGCCACCATGGCCCTGATGGACCAGAACCCAGACATCAGACAGAGAATGTCCAACCACCGCATGATCACCAACCCCAACAAGCTGTCCTCAGATG gCAATGATTTCTACTGGGACAACCCCCGTAAGGTGGGCAGTCTGGTGACCGGTTCTGACGGCAGCCAGTTCTACCGCGGGCCCGGTACCAGCAGCTACCTCGCCCACAGCAGGCTGAAGAGCAGGAACTTCAAAGGAGACGACGCCATCTTCCTCCTCGGTCTAGA AGATGTGTCTGCACTGCTGGAGACCCAGCCCCTTCCTCGTTCTGCTGTCCATCAGTCTAAGAAGAGTGCCATAGTATCACCCAGCCAGGAGACCACCAACACGTCCACAGTGGTGATGGCTGTGTCCATGAGCTTGGCGGCGGTCATGTTCGTTGTTGCCATGGTGAGCGTGGTGTACGCCAGGAGATCGAGGAGACCGGAGAGTGACGTGATCCTTGTGGAGAACAGGGACATCTAG